In Primulina huaijiensis isolate GDHJ02 chromosome 16, ASM1229523v2, whole genome shotgun sequence, a single genomic region encodes these proteins:
- the LOC140961822 gene encoding E3 ubiquitin-protein ligase RZFP34-like, with product MDCGLKNQMISHSSANDEYKTEMGFVEYGCSHYQRKCKIVAPCCNEIFDCRHCHNDAKNSIDVDPLERHDIPRHEIERVVCSLCRTEQEVQKTCINCGVNMGNYYCRKCKFFDDDVSKKQFHCDKCGICRTGGEENFFHCDKCECCYANSLRDSHVCVERAMHHNCPVCFEYLFDTTRDVTVLPCGHTIHLDCIKEMERHFQYSCPVCSKSYCDMTRVWEKLDKEVAATPMPEMYHDKMVWILCNDCGETSEVNYHILANKCLNCNSYNTRQTRGSHASCSSRIAEIVR from the exons ATGGACTGTGGTTTGAAGAATCAGATGATTTCTCATTCTTCTGCAAATGATGAATACAAGACGGAGATGGGTTTTGTTGAATATGG GTGCTCTCATTACCAGAGGAAGTGTAAGATTGTAGCACCCTGTtgtaatgaaatatttgattgcAGGCACTGCCACAATGACGCAAAG AATTCGATAGACGTCGATCCACTCGAACGCCATGATATCCCGCGGCATGAGATAGAGAGG GTTGTCTGTTCTCTATGCCGCACAGAACAAGAA GTTCAAAAAACGTGCATTAATTGTGGGGTCAATATGGGGAATTATTATTGCCGAAAATGTAAATTCTTTGACGATGAT GTTTCCAAGAAACAATTTCACTGTGATAAATGCGGAATTTGCAG AACTGGCGGTGAAGAAAACTTCTTCCATTGCGACAAATGTg AATGTTGCTATGCAAACTCATTGAGAGATTCACATGTTTGTGTAGAGAGAGCAATGCATCACAATTGCCCCGTGTGCTTCGAG TATCTTTTTGACACGACGAGAGACGTCACTGTGTTGCCATGTGGTCACACCATACATCTTGACTGCATCAAGGAAATGGAACGCCATTTCCA GTATTCTTGCCCCGTTTGCTCGAAGTCTTATTGTGATATGACCCGTGTTTGGGAAAAACTTGATAAAGAG GTTGCTGCTACTCCTATGCCTGAAATGTATCATGACAAAATG GTTTGGATCCTTTGCAACGACTGTGGAGAAACATCTGAAGTGAACTATCACATTCTGGCGAACAAATGCTTGAATTGCAACTCGTATAATACTAGGCAGACCAGAGGAAGCCATGCTTCTTGCTCATCAAggatagcagagattgttagatgA
- the LOC140961952 gene encoding uncharacterized protein — translation MSKKGAAALQDDVPWRASSAAKPIPKIHHSPVLRVPQTSYSNYAVSVMKHPDPIGDGLGIEAIVEAAGPDCIVPGQVAPIKLLGLKVWPIEIDLKFMEPVSRELKSIGRFMDSAVNLMNKSFIDN, via the exons ATGTCAAAGAAAGGAGCAGCCGCCTTGCAGGATGATGTTCCTTGGAGGGCATCTTCTGCTGCAAAGCCTATTCCGAAAATTCATCACTCGCCTGTTCTTCGTGTACCTCAGACTTCCTATTCAAACTATGCTGTATCTGTTATGAAG CATCCAGATCCCATTGGAGACGGCCTAGGAATAGAGGCCATAGTGGAAGCTGCAGGGCCTGATTGCATTGTGCCAGGACAAGTTGCACCTATCAAACTACTTGGTCTTAAG GTATGGCCCATTGAAATCGACTTGAAATTTATGGAACCAGTTTCACGGGAACTCAAATCAATCGGAAGG TTTATGGATTCAGCTGTCAATCTTATGAACAAATCGTTTATCGACAACTAG
- the LOC140961828 gene encoding pentatricopeptide repeat-containing protein At3g49170, chloroplastic, which produces MLVNLCVSSTVSLSPQLPQLPSRKKVAGVRPLEILTFETYKDRLIRQAEVGHVEEAISTLDLMSRANLAPDLTTYSVLLKSCIRARNLRLGQLVHSRILESGLELDSFVLNSLLSLYSKCGDQKTAEEIFESMGDMRDLVSWSAMISCYAHSGSNFEAVQKFVEMVQFGEYPNQFCFSAALQACSNREYALMGLVIFAFLLKTGYYESDVNVGCALIDLFAKGFGDLGLAKNVFDEMHEKNSVSWTLMITRTAQIGSPKDAIEMFVDMVLGGDIPDRFTFSSTLSACSELGWLFFGQQLHSWLVKNGLWLDVCVGCSLVDMYAKCAAYNSMGNSRKAFDRMREHNVMSWTAIITGYVQSGECCMEAIKLYRQMLTEGIVKPNHFTFAALLKACGNLLDPNLGEQIHDHLVKFGLSSDNCVGNSVISMYAKNDRMDDARKAFELLFEKNLVSYNAMIDGYTQNLESNEAFELYNQTKISGTGVDAFTFTSLFSGAASIGAVGKGEQMHARLLKSGFAYNQHVCNSLVSMYASCGNIEAAFQVFEEMGDRNVVSWTSIITGFAKHGFANRALELFKKMLDFGVKPNEITYVAVLSACSRAGLIEDAWRHFHSMYKEVGIKPRMEHYACMVDALGRMGFLDKAVQFIESMPFRADALVWRTLLGACRVHGNTELGKLAAKEILEQEPNDPAALVLLSNLYASSGKWENVAKIRKSMKVQNLVKEAGCSWIEIARKVHKFYVGDTKHPQAKQIYEELDRLGQRIREMGYVADTNFVLHEVEEELKEQILSQHSEKIALAFGLISTTKPMPIRIFKNLRVCGDCHTAMKYISMATRREIVVRDYNRFHHIKDGKCSCNDYW; this is translated from the coding sequence ATGTTGGTAAACCTTTGTGTCTCCTCCACTGTCTCGCTCTCACCCCAACTACCCCAGCTTCCCTCCCGCAAAAAAGTTGCCGGTGTGCGACCTCTCGAAATACTAACTTTCGAGACTTACAAGGATCGGTTGATTCGTCAAGCAGAGGTTGGTCATGTCGAAGAAGCAATCTCGACCCTTGATCTCATGTCTCGAGCTAATCTCGCCCCTGACCTTACCACATACTCCGTTCTCCTCAAGTCATGCATCCGGGCTCGGAACTTACGTTTGGGTCAACTCGTTCACTCCAGAATACTGGAATCGGGGCTCGAACTTGACTCATTTGTCCTCAACTCCCTCCTCAGTCTTTACTCTAAATGCGGTGATCAGAAAACGGCTGAGGAGATATTTGAGTCCATGGGTGACATGAGGGACTTGGTTTCATGGAGCGCGATGATATCTTGTTATGCGCACAGCGGTTCAAATTTTGAAGCGGTTCAGAAGTTCGTCGAAATGGTGCAATTTGGAGAGTACCCGAATCAGTTTTGCTTCTCTGCAGCATTGCAGGCGTGTTCGAATAGGGAGTACGCATTGATGGGATTGGTTATTTTTGCGTTTTTATTGAAGACGGGATATTATGAGTCTGATGTGAATGTTGGTTGCGCGTTAATTGATTTGTTCGCCAAGGGATTTGGTGATTTGGGGTTAGCTAAGAATGTGTTCGATGAAATGCATGAGAAGAACTCTGTATCCTGGACTTTGATGATTACGAGAACTGCACAGATAGGTTCTCCTAAAGATGCCATCGAGATGTTTGTGGATATGGTTTTGGGAGGGGATATCCCAGACCGCTTCACATTTAGTAGCACGTTATCGGCTTGTAGCGAATTGGGGTGGTTATTTTTCGGGCAGCAGTTGCATTCCTGGCTTGTCAAGAATGGCCTTTGGTTGGATGTCTGTGTGGGGTGCAGTTTGGTGGATATGTATGCGAAGTGTGCGGCCTATAATTCAATGGGCAATTCGCGAAAGGCTTTCGATAGAATGCGGGAACATAATGTCATGTCTTGGACTGCAATTATCACTGGGTATGTGCAAAGTGGAGAATGTTGCATGGAGGCCATAAAATTATATCGTCAAATGTTGACAGAAGGCATAGTTAAACCAAATCACTTCACTTTTGCTGCTCTTCTAAAGGCTTGCGGAAATCTTTTGGATCCAAATTTGGGTGAACAGATACATGATCATCTGGTAAAGTTTGGTCTTTCATCGGACAATTGTGTTGGTAACTCTGTCATCAGCATGTACGCCAAGAATGACAGAATGGACGATGCACGAAAAgcatttgaattattatttgaaaagaatttgGTTTCATATAACGCTATGATTGATGGGTATACACAGAATCTGGAATCTAACGAGGCTTTTGAACTTTATAACCAAACTAAAATATCTGGTACAGGTGTCGATGCTTTTACGTTTACTAGTCTCTTTAGTGGGGCTGCAAGTATTGGAGCAGTGGGGAAAGGGGAGCAAATGCATGCTCGATTGCTGAAATCTGGTTTTGCATACAATCAACATGTTTGTAATTCTTTGGTCTCTATGTATGCCAGTTGTGGCAACATTGAAGCAGCGTTTCAGGTTTTTGAAGAAATGGGAGATCGAAATGTGGTATCTTGGACGTCGATAATCACAGGCTTCGCAAAGCATGGTTTTGCCAACAGGGCTCTGGAATTATTCAAGAAAATGCTTGATTTTGGGGTGAAACCTAATGAGATAACGTATGTAGCCGTTCTCTCTGCGTGTAGCCGAGCAGGGTTAATAGAAGATGCGTGGAGACATTTTCACTCAATGTACAAAGAAGTAGGGATAAAACCAAGAATGGAACACTATGCATGTATGGTTGATGCATTAGGAAGAATGGGATTTTTAGATAAAGCAGTGCAGTTCATCGAATCGATGCCATTTAGGGCTGATGCTCTTGTCTGGCGCACATTGCTGGGTGCCTGTCGTGTTCATGGTAACACAGAACTTGGCAAGCTTGCAGCCAAGGAGATTCTTGAACAAGAACCAAACGACCCAGCAGCATTAGTCCTACTATCTAACTTGTACGCATCAAGTGGTAAATGGGAAAACGTGGCAAAAATTAGAAAAAGTATGAAAGTACAGAATTTAGTCAAGGAGGCGGGTTGTAGTTGGATTGAAATAGCTAGAAAGGTGCATAAATTTTATGTGGGGGATACCAAACATCCCCAAGCTAAGCAAATATATGAAGAATTGGATCGGTTGGGACAAAGGATTAGGGAGATGGGTTATGTCGCAGACACCAATTTTGTACTTCATGAGGTTGAAGAGGAACTGAAGGAGCAAATTTTGTCTCAACACAGTGAGAAAATTGCTCTAGCATTTGGCCTCATTAGCACTACTAAACCAATGCCAATTCGAATTTTTAAGAATCTCCGGGTTTGTGGAGATTGCCATACAGCTATGAAGTATATATCCATGGCAACAAGGAGGGAGATAGTAGTGAGAGACTACAACAGATTTCACCATATCAAGGATGGGAAATGTTCCTGTAATGATTATTGGTGA